One window from the genome of Montipora foliosa isolate CH-2021 chromosome 5, ASM3666993v2, whole genome shotgun sequence encodes:
- the LOC138002537 gene encoding uncharacterized protein has product MRPILSASGTYNYKLAKWLEEKLKPLSVNQYTIDDALGFSKEIRKHPVLEDDILVSYDVTSLFTNVPVQETINILVDKAFTDNWFNSTYDLNLRKDQLTQLLRMASTDQLFQFDGQLYEQCEGVAMGSPLGPLLANVFMCRLEERLSDNDLIPPFYRRYVDDTLAIMHGLDVAESLLDALNGLHPSIHFTMELFNNDSIPFIGMLITKNGNKLETQVYRKPTNTGLLLHFQSHTDLRYKKCLIKTMVHRAKELSSTHQAFVDECRHLKSLFNHLGYPSSLVNGIIDKCDYRSTLDDKTKPDETLRVSIPFKIKSQRTW; this is encoded by the coding sequence ATGCGCCCAATTCTGTCAGCCTCGGGGACATACAACTACAAGTTAGCTAAGTGGTTGGAGGAAAAGCTTAAGCCTCTCTCGGTGAATCAATACACCATTGATGATGCTCTTGGTTTCTCTAAAGAAATTCGCAAACATCCTGTCCTTGAAGATGATATACTCGTCTCGTATGACGTAACGTCATTGTTCACAAATGTCCCAGTTCAGGAAACAATCAACATCCTCGTCGATAAAGCCTTCACCGATAATTGGTTCAATTCAACGTATGATCTCAACTTACGGAAGGATCAGCTCACTCAACTTCTCAGAATGGCCTCCACGGATCAACTTTTCCAGTTTGATGGTCAACTTTACGAACAGTGCGAAGGAGTTGCTATGGGGTCCCCCCTTGGTCCTTTGTTGGCGAACGTGTTTATGTGTCGTCTGGAAGAAAGACTATCTGACAATGATTTAATTCCTCCTTTTTACAGGCGGTACGTTGACGATACGCTTGCAATAATGCATGGACTCGATGTAGCTGAAAGTTTACTCGATGCACTCAATGGACTCCACCCTAGTATTCATTTCACTATGGAACTTTTCAACAACGACTCAATTCCTTTTATTGGAATGTTGATAACAAAGAACGGCAACAAGTTGGAGACCCAGGTCTATCGTAAACCTACGAATACGGGccttttacttcattttcaaagtcACACCGATTTGCGCTACAAGAAGTGTCttatcaaaacaatggttcatcGTGCAAAGGAATTGTCCTCTACGCATCAAGCATTCGTCGATGAATGTAGGCATctaaaatctttgtttaatcACCTTGGTTACCCTAGTTCTTTGGTGAATGGTATCATCGACAAATGTGATTATCGCTCTACACTAGATGATAAGACAAAACCTGATGAAACTTTAAGAGTCAGCATTCCGTTCAAGATCAAGTCTCAGCGAACATGGTAA
- the LOC138002536 gene encoding uncharacterized protein yields the protein MLTHSNKICRLISKKLDVDEHIKNISSYRLSFFEKLVICRGLKFSLPQKVSPIDVQASFEKLYWKIDDKLSDPNLKELAASTLRSIALNYIQRKSPNPPKALVKALNRLKERDDIVITRPDKGSGTVVMDKEEYLSLLRQASIADTSKFTPIDPNRPKTRGRPPKHFHPLLQKEKELKAVLHQVLPEKLAESLSPKGSRLAHLYGLPKTHKPTLSMRPILSASGTYNYKLAKWLEEKLKPLSVNQYTIDDALGFSKEIRKHPVLEDDILVSYDVTSLFTNVPVQETINILVDKAFTDNWFNSTYDLNLRKDQLTQLLRMASTDQLFQFDGQLYEQCEGVAMGSPLGPLLANVFMCHLEERLSDNDLIPPFYRRYVDDTLAIMPGLDVAESLLDALNGLHPSIHFTMELFNNDSIPFIGMLITKNGNKLETQVYRKPTNTGLLLHFQSHTDLRYKKCLIKTMVHRAKELSSTHQAFVDECRHLKSLFNHLGYPSSLVNGIIDKCDYRSTLDDKTKPDETLRVSIPFKIKSQRTW from the coding sequence ATGCTTACCCACTCGAATAAGATCTGTCGTCTTATCTCGAAGAAGTTGGATGTTGATGAACATATTAAGAATATTTCTTCATATCGTTTATCATTCTTTGAGAAGCTAGTGATATGCAGaggtttgaaattttctttgcCACAGAAGGTCTCACCAATTGACGTTCAAGCCAGCTTTGAGAAATTGTATTGGAAAATCGATGATAAATTATCAGATCCTAATCTTAAAGAACTAGCGGCGTCTACACTACGATCCATTGCTTTGAATTACATCCAAAGGAAAAGCCCTAATCCACCTAAAGCTCTTGTTAAGGCGCTCAATCGTCTAAAAGAACGAGATGACATTGTCATCACAAGGCCCGATAAGGGATCCGGTACTGTAGTAATGGATAAAGAGGAATATCTGAGTCTTTTACGTCAAGCATCTATAGCTGATACATCAAAATTTACACCGATTGATCCAAATCGTCCGAAAACTCGAGGCCGTCCACCCAAGCATTTTCACCCTCttctgcaaaaagaaaaagagttgaAAGCAGTTTTGCATCAAGTTCTTCCTGAGAAACTGGCTGAATCGTTATCTCCCAAAGGTTCCCGACTAGCGCACTTGTATGGATTACCAAAAACTCACAAGCCTACTCTGAGTATGCGCCCAATTCTGTCAGCCTCGGGGACATACAACTACAAGTTAGCTAAGTGGTTGGAGGAAAAGCTTAAGCCTCTCTCGGTGAATCAATACACCATTGATGATGCTCTTGGTTTCTCTAAAGAAATTCGCAAACATCCTGTCCTTGAAGATGATATACTCGTCTCGTATGACGTAACGTCATTGTTCACAAATGTCCCAGTTCAGGAAACAATCAACATCCTCGTCGATAAAGCCTTCACCGATAATTGGTTCAATTCAACGTATGATCTCAACTTACGGAAGGATCAGCTCACTCAACTTCTCAGAATGGCCTCCACGGATCAACTTTTCCAGTTTGATGGTCAACTTTACGAACAGTGCGAAGGAGTTGCTATGGGGTCCCCCCTTGGTCCTTTGTTGGCGAACGTGTTTATGTGTCATCTGGAAGAAAGACTATCTGACAATGATTTAATTCCTCCTTTTTACAGGCGGTACGTTGACGATACGCTTGCAATAATGCCTGGACTCGATGTAGCTGAAAGTTTACTCGATGCACTCAATGGACTCCACCCTAGTATTCATTTCACTATGGAACTTTTCAACAACGACTCAATTCCTTTTATTGGAATGTTGATAACAAAGAACGGCAACAAGTTGGAGACCCAGGTCTATCGTAAACCTACGAATACGGGccttttacttcattttcaaagtcACACCGATTTGCGCTACAAGAAGTGTCttatcaaaacaatggttcatcGTGCAAAGGAATTGTCCTCTACGCATCAAGCATTCGTCGATGAATGTAGGCATctaaaatctttgtttaatcACCTTGGTTACCCTAGTTCTTTGGTGAATGGTATCATCGACAAATGTGATTATCGCTCTACACTAGATGATAAGACAAAACCTGATGAAACTTTAAGAGTCAGCATTCCGTTCAAGATCAAGTCTCAGCGAACATGGTAA